A window of Thermus filiformis genomic DNA:
CACCGCCCCCGTCCCCTGGATGTCGTCGTTGAAGGAGGGGATGATCTTCCGGTAACGCTCCAAGACGGCGAAGGCCGCGTCCTTGGAAAAGTCCTCCCACTGGATGAGGGCCTTGGGGTAGCGCTTCCGCACCGCCTCCACGAACCGGTCCAGGAACTGGAAGTAGGCCTCCCCCCGGAGCCTCCTGTGCCGCACCCCCAGGTAGAGGGGGTCCTGGAGGAGGTCCTCCCGGTCCGTGCCCACGTCCAGCTCCACGGGAAGGGTCTTGTCGGGCCCCACCCCCCCCACGGCGGTGTAGAGGGTGAGCTTACCGATGCTGATGGCCATCCCCCCGTACCCCTGGTCCCCGATGCCCAGAATGGCCGAGGAGTCCGTGGCCACGATGAGGCGCACCTCCTCGAGGGGGACGTTTTTCAGGGCCTCCTCTATGCGGTCTATGTTCCGGGTGCTGGCGGTGAAGCCCCGGGGGTAGCGGTAGATGTGGGAGAACTCCCGCACCGCCTCCCCCACCGTGGGGGTGTAGAGGATGGGGAGCATCTCCTCCAGGTGGTCCACCACCAGGGCGTAAAAGAGGACCTCGTTCCGGTCCTGCAGGTTGCGGAGGTAGATGTGCTTCTCCAAAGGAGAGGTCTGCAGGCGGTAGCGGCGGTAGACCCTTTCCTTCTGCTCCTCGAGGGTGTTCACGTGGGGGGGCAGGAGGCCCTCGAGGCCCAGGAGTCTTCGCTCCTCCTCGGTGAAGGCCGTGCCCTTGTTCAAAAGGGGAAAGCGCATCAGGAGGAAGCCCGTGATATAAGGCTCAATGTACCGCTCGCCCTTCTCGTCCCGCTTCACGTCGTAATAGCGACTCACCGGCATGCCCCTATGCTACCCCCAAACCCGGCTTAAGATGGAGGGGGGCCAGGCCCCCAGAGGGAGGAACGCATGAAAAGCCCTGTTCGTGTGGCGGTCACCGGTGCCGCAGGCCAGATCGGCTACAGCCTCGTCTTCCGCATCGCCGCGGGGGAGATGCTGGGGAAGGACCAGCCCGTAATCCTCCAGCTTCTGGAGATACCCCAGGCCCTACCCGCCCTGGAAGGCGTGGTGATGGAGCTGGAGGACTGCGCCTTCCCCCTCCTGAAGGGAATCGTCACCACCGACGACCCCCGGGTGGCCTTCGCCGACGCGGACTACGCCCTATTGGTGGGGGCCATGCCGAGGAAGGCGGGGATGGAGCGGCGGGACCTCCTTTCCGCCAACGCCAAGATCTTCGCCGAGCAGGGCCGGGCCCTGGCCGAGGCGGCCAAGAAGACGGTCAAGGTCCTGGTGGTGGGCAACCCCGCCAACACCAACGCCCTGATCGCCTACCACCACGCCCGGGGGCTGGACCCCCGGAACTTCACCGCCATGACCCGGCTGGACCACAACCGGGCCAAGGTCCAGCTGGCCAAGAAGACGGGAGTGGCGGTGGACCGGATCACCCGGATGACCATCTGGGGGAACCACTCCAGCACCATGTTCCCCGACCTCTTCCACGCCCTGGTGGACGGCAGGCCCGCCCTCGAGTGGGTGGACATGGAGTGGTACGAGAAGGAGTTCATCCCCACCGTGGCGGGGCGGGGGGCGGCCATCATCAAGGCCCGGGGGGCCTCGAGCGCGGCCAGCGCGGCCAATGCGGCCATTGAGCACATCCGGGACTGGGCCCTGGGCACCCCGGAGGGGGACTGGGTGAGCATGGCCGTGGTCTCCGACGGCTCCTACGGGGTCCCGGAGGGGCTGGTCTACTCCTTCCCCGTGCGCACCAAGGACGGGGAGTACGAGATCGTCCAGGGCCTGGAGATCAACGAGTTCGCCCGGAAGCGCATGGACATCACCGCCCAGGAGCTCCTGGACGAGCGGGACGAGGTAAGGTCCCTGGGGCTGATCTAAAACGCCGAACGCCTAAGGCCGAACGCCCAAAAAGGCTGAACGCTTAAGGCCAAACGCCGAACGCCAGGGGGTTCCCAGCGTTCGGCGTTCAGCGTTTGACGTTCGCCCTTCACCGCTTCACCGCTTCACCGCTTCATCGCTTCACTCTTTATCCAACTCAAACGCCTGGTGCACGGCCCGAACCGCCGCCTCCGCGTACTCAGCGGGGATGATGACCGAGATGCGGACCTCGCTGGTGGAGATCATCTCTATGTTCGCCCCCACGCTGGCCACCGCCTGGAACATCCGGGCGGGGATGCCCGGGGTGGAGGCCAGGGCCACC
This region includes:
- a CDS encoding malate dehydrogenase produces the protein MKSPVRVAVTGAAGQIGYSLVFRIAAGEMLGKDQPVILQLLEIPQALPALEGVVMELEDCAFPLLKGIVTTDDPRVAFADADYALLVGAMPRKAGMERRDLLSANAKIFAEQGRALAEAAKKTVKVLVVGNPANTNALIAYHHARGLDPRNFTAMTRLDHNRAKVQLAKKTGVAVDRITRMTIWGNHSSTMFPDLFHALVDGRPALEWVDMEWYEKEFIPTVAGRGAAIIKARGASSAASAANAAIEHIRDWALGTPEGDWVSMAVVSDGSYGVPEGLVYSFPVRTKDGEYEIVQGLEINEFARKRMDITAQELLDERDEVRSLGLI